Proteins encoded in a region of the Pseudochaenichthys georgianus chromosome 20, fPseGeo1.2, whole genome shotgun sequence genome:
- the tfap2a gene encoding transcription factor AP-2-alpha isoform X2: MNMLWKLTDNIKYEDCEDRHDGTSNGTARLPQLGGVGQSPYTSAPPLSHTPNSDFQPPYFPPPYQPIYPQSQDPYSHVNDPYSLNSLHAQQQQQHPGWPGQRQSQDSGLLHQHRSLPHQLCRDYRREVLLPSGHGIDTGLSDSIPIHGIPHSLDDVGSVDDQGIHISDQTVIKKVSLSKNNNLSSIPVNKDGLFGGVVNPNEVFCSVPGRLSLLSSTSKYKVTVAEVQRRLSPPECLNASLLGGVLRRAKSKNGGRSLREKLDKIGLNLPAGRRKAANVTLLTSLVEGEAVHLARDFGYTCETEFPAKAVAEYVNRQHSDPNEQVQRKNMLLATKQICKEFTDLLSQDRSPLGNSRPQPILEPGIQSCLTHFSLISHGFGTPALCAAVTAMQNYLTEAIKAMDKMYLNNNPNSHSDGTKGGDKDEKHRK; the protein is encoded by the exons ATGAACATGCTTTGGAAATTAACTGATAATATTAAATATGAAGATTGCGAG GACCGTCACGACGGCACCAGCAATGGGACAGCCAGGCTACCTCAGCTGGGCGGCGTGGGCCAGAGTCCCTACACGAGCGCCCCTCCGCTCTCCCACACACCGAACTCGGACTTCCAGCCCCCGTACTTCCCCCCTCCCTACCAGCCCATCTACCCGCAGTCTCAGGACCCTTACTCGCACGTCAACGACCCGTACTCCCTGAACTCGCTGCacgcccagcagcagcagcagcacccggGCTGGCCGGGCCAGAGGCAGAGCCAGGACAGCGGCCTGCTACACCAGCACCGCAGCCTGCCCCACCAGCTGTGCCGGGATTACCGCAGGGAAGTGCTGCTACCGTCCGGCCACGGAATCGACACGGGACTGTCGGACTCTATCCCTATCCATGGAATACCTCACTCGTTAGACGACGTTGGG TCTGTTGACGATCAAGGAATTCACATTTCCGACCAGACTGTAATTAAGAAAG TGTCTTTATCCAAGAACAACAACCTCTCCTCCATCCCCGTAAATAAGGACGGGCTCTTCGGAGGGGTGGTAAACCCCAACGAGGTGTTCTGCTCGGTTCCGGGTCGCCTGTCCCTGCTCAGCTCCACATCAAAGTACAAGGTCACGGTGGCCGAGGTGCAGAGACGCCTCTCGCCACCCGAGTGCCTGAACGCCTCACTGCTGGGAGGAGTGCTGAGGAG GGCCAAGTCTAAGAACGGAGGAAGATCCCTAAGGGAGAAGTTGGATAAAATCGGCTTGAATCTACCTGCGGGCAGACGCAAGGCAGCCAACGTCACCTTGCTGACGTCACTAGTCGAAG GCGAAGCGGTTCATCTTGCCAGAGATTTTGGTTATACATGCGAGACCGAGTTTCCAGCCAAGGCAGTAGCTGAATATGTAAACCGTCAGCATTCAGACCCAAACGAACAAGTCCAAAGAAAAAACATGCTATTGGCCACAAA GCAAATCTGCAAAGAGTTCACAGACCTGCTGTCCCAGGACCGCTCGCCGCTTGGAAACTCGCGGCCGCAGCCCATCCTCGAACCGGGAATCCAGAGCTGTTTAACCCACTTCAGTCTAATCTCACACGGGTTCGGGACCCCGGCACTGTGCGCGGCAGTCACGGCCATGCAGAACTATCTGACCGAGGCTATCAAAGCTATGGACAAAATGTACCTCAACAACAACCCCAACAGTCACTCAGACGGCACTAAAGGCGGAGACAAAGACGAGAAGCACAGAAAGTGA
- the tfap2a gene encoding transcription factor AP-2-alpha isoform X3, whose product MLVHSFSAMDRHDGTSNGTARLPQLGGVGQSPYTSAPPLSHTPNSDFQPPYFPPPYQPIYPQSQDPYSHVNDPYSLNSLHAQQQQQHPGWPGQRQSQDSGLLHQHRSLPHQLCRDYRREVLLPSGHGIDTGLSDSIPIHGIPHSLDDVGSVDDQGIHISDQTVIKKGPVSLSKNNNLSSIPVNKDGLFGGVVNPNEVFCSVPGRLSLLSSTSKYKVTVAEVQRRLSPPECLNASLLGGVLRRAKSKNGGRSLREKLDKIGLNLPAGRRKAANVTLLTSLVEGEAVHLARDFGYTCETEFPAKAVAEYVNRQHSDPNEQVQRKNMLLATKQICKEFTDLLSQDRSPLGNSRPQPILEPGIQSCLTHFSLISHGFGTPALCAAVTAMQNYLTEAIKAMDKMYLNNNPNSHSDGTKGGDKDEKHRK is encoded by the exons ATGTTAGTGCACAGTTTTTCCGCGATG GACCGTCACGACGGCACCAGCAATGGGACAGCCAGGCTACCTCAGCTGGGCGGCGTGGGCCAGAGTCCCTACACGAGCGCCCCTCCGCTCTCCCACACACCGAACTCGGACTTCCAGCCCCCGTACTTCCCCCCTCCCTACCAGCCCATCTACCCGCAGTCTCAGGACCCTTACTCGCACGTCAACGACCCGTACTCCCTGAACTCGCTGCacgcccagcagcagcagcagcacccggGCTGGCCGGGCCAGAGGCAGAGCCAGGACAGCGGCCTGCTACACCAGCACCGCAGCCTGCCCCACCAGCTGTGCCGGGATTACCGCAGGGAAGTGCTGCTACCGTCCGGCCACGGAATCGACACGGGACTGTCGGACTCTATCCCTATCCATGGAATACCTCACTCGTTAGACGACGTTGGG TCTGTTGACGATCAAGGAATTCACATTTCCGACCAGACTGTAATTAAGAAAG GTCCAGTGTCTTTATCCAAGAACAACAACCTCTCCTCCATCCCCGTAAATAAGGACGGGCTCTTCGGAGGGGTGGTAAACCCCAACGAGGTGTTCTGCTCGGTTCCGGGTCGCCTGTCCCTGCTCAGCTCCACATCAAAGTACAAGGTCACGGTGGCCGAGGTGCAGAGACGCCTCTCGCCACCCGAGTGCCTGAACGCCTCACTGCTGGGAGGAGTGCTGAGGAG GGCCAAGTCTAAGAACGGAGGAAGATCCCTAAGGGAGAAGTTGGATAAAATCGGCTTGAATCTACCTGCGGGCAGACGCAAGGCAGCCAACGTCACCTTGCTGACGTCACTAGTCGAAG GCGAAGCGGTTCATCTTGCCAGAGATTTTGGTTATACATGCGAGACCGAGTTTCCAGCCAAGGCAGTAGCTGAATATGTAAACCGTCAGCATTCAGACCCAAACGAACAAGTCCAAAGAAAAAACATGCTATTGGCCACAAA GCAAATCTGCAAAGAGTTCACAGACCTGCTGTCCCAGGACCGCTCGCCGCTTGGAAACTCGCGGCCGCAGCCCATCCTCGAACCGGGAATCCAGAGCTGTTTAACCCACTTCAGTCTAATCTCACACGGGTTCGGGACCCCGGCACTGTGCGCGGCAGTCACGGCCATGCAGAACTATCTGACCGAGGCTATCAAAGCTATGGACAAAATGTACCTCAACAACAACCCCAACAGTCACTCAGACGGCACTAAAGGCGGAGACAAAGACGAGAAGCACAGAAAGTGA
- the tfap2a gene encoding transcription factor AP-2-alpha isoform X1, whose product MNMLWKLTDNIKYEDCEDRHDGTSNGTARLPQLGGVGQSPYTSAPPLSHTPNSDFQPPYFPPPYQPIYPQSQDPYSHVNDPYSLNSLHAQQQQQHPGWPGQRQSQDSGLLHQHRSLPHQLCRDYRREVLLPSGHGIDTGLSDSIPIHGIPHSLDDVGSVDDQGIHISDQTVIKKGPVSLSKNNNLSSIPVNKDGLFGGVVNPNEVFCSVPGRLSLLSSTSKYKVTVAEVQRRLSPPECLNASLLGGVLRRAKSKNGGRSLREKLDKIGLNLPAGRRKAANVTLLTSLVEGEAVHLARDFGYTCETEFPAKAVAEYVNRQHSDPNEQVQRKNMLLATKQICKEFTDLLSQDRSPLGNSRPQPILEPGIQSCLTHFSLISHGFGTPALCAAVTAMQNYLTEAIKAMDKMYLNNNPNSHSDGTKGGDKDEKHRK is encoded by the exons ATGAACATGCTTTGGAAATTAACTGATAATATTAAATATGAAGATTGCGAG GACCGTCACGACGGCACCAGCAATGGGACAGCCAGGCTACCTCAGCTGGGCGGCGTGGGCCAGAGTCCCTACACGAGCGCCCCTCCGCTCTCCCACACACCGAACTCGGACTTCCAGCCCCCGTACTTCCCCCCTCCCTACCAGCCCATCTACCCGCAGTCTCAGGACCCTTACTCGCACGTCAACGACCCGTACTCCCTGAACTCGCTGCacgcccagcagcagcagcagcacccggGCTGGCCGGGCCAGAGGCAGAGCCAGGACAGCGGCCTGCTACACCAGCACCGCAGCCTGCCCCACCAGCTGTGCCGGGATTACCGCAGGGAAGTGCTGCTACCGTCCGGCCACGGAATCGACACGGGACTGTCGGACTCTATCCCTATCCATGGAATACCTCACTCGTTAGACGACGTTGGG TCTGTTGACGATCAAGGAATTCACATTTCCGACCAGACTGTAATTAAGAAAG GTCCAGTGTCTTTATCCAAGAACAACAACCTCTCCTCCATCCCCGTAAATAAGGACGGGCTCTTCGGAGGGGTGGTAAACCCCAACGAGGTGTTCTGCTCGGTTCCGGGTCGCCTGTCCCTGCTCAGCTCCACATCAAAGTACAAGGTCACGGTGGCCGAGGTGCAGAGACGCCTCTCGCCACCCGAGTGCCTGAACGCCTCACTGCTGGGAGGAGTGCTGAGGAG GGCCAAGTCTAAGAACGGAGGAAGATCCCTAAGGGAGAAGTTGGATAAAATCGGCTTGAATCTACCTGCGGGCAGACGCAAGGCAGCCAACGTCACCTTGCTGACGTCACTAGTCGAAG GCGAAGCGGTTCATCTTGCCAGAGATTTTGGTTATACATGCGAGACCGAGTTTCCAGCCAAGGCAGTAGCTGAATATGTAAACCGTCAGCATTCAGACCCAAACGAACAAGTCCAAAGAAAAAACATGCTATTGGCCACAAA GCAAATCTGCAAAGAGTTCACAGACCTGCTGTCCCAGGACCGCTCGCCGCTTGGAAACTCGCGGCCGCAGCCCATCCTCGAACCGGGAATCCAGAGCTGTTTAACCCACTTCAGTCTAATCTCACACGGGTTCGGGACCCCGGCACTGTGCGCGGCAGTCACGGCCATGCAGAACTATCTGACCGAGGCTATCAAAGCTATGGACAAAATGTACCTCAACAACAACCCCAACAGTCACTCAGACGGCACTAAAGGCGGAGACAAAGACGAGAAGCACAGAAAGTGA
- the mak gene encoding serine/threonine-protein kinase MAK isoform X3 yields the protein MKPENLLCMGPELVKIADFGLAREIRSKPPYTDYVSTRWYRAPEVLLRSSTYSSPVDLWAVGCIMAELYTLRPLFPGNSEVDEIFKICQVLGTVKKTDWSEGYQLASAMNFRFPQCVPTHLKTLIPNASNEAIILMRDLLQWDPKKRPTAVQSLRYPYFQVGQILGPRPQSQEIKKVQARPPVSESKADTQQSSSDSKASTSSSKNQQHQQIPLPQTESKAGGHAKAASQGSENSVGGGGVAVLKSGRRHWGQTVAKTSGSWEESDRSETAASDSKKPSLGDAEEEWGPQEERGPQEHRPQPKPSEQKPLYSYSTVTKLPNNVKMGQMDPNLPGSAARQHYLSQSRYLPGLIGKHQTSSGDKELSGLTLRDLWENSSNTVNKPLAPIGGGLSVTRAKAEDNASKSDDSPPEKTVVKERILEKIDLSKGNFVSTKYNLSGAYIPSFQKKEVGSVGQRIHLAPLAGQHTNYEGLKRRADRTQMKGSSYSALGKTSGNLLSRAPPVQPVHGRVDWTSKYGGTR from the exons ATGAAGCCAGAGAATCTGCTGTGCATGGGTCCAGAACTGGTGAAAATAGCAGATTTTGGACTGGCCAGAGAGATCCGCTCCAAACCTCCGTACACAGACTATGTTTCAACCCGATG GTACCGGGCTCCAGAGGTCCTGCTCAGATCGTCTACCTACAGCTCTCCTGTTGACCTGTGGGCGGTGGGCTGCATCATGGCTGAGCTCTACACTCTCAGACCTCTCTTCCCTGGAAACAGTGAAGTGGATGAGATCTTTAAGATATGCCAAGTTCTCGGCACcgtgaaaaag ACGGACTGGTCAGAGGGCTACCAGCTAGCTTCTGCTATGAACTTTCGCTTCCCCCAATGTGTGCCCACCCACCTGAAGACCCTCATCCCAAATGCCAGCAATGAGGCCATCATACTGATGAGGGACCTGCTGCAGTGGGACCCCAAAAAAAGACCCACTGCTGTACAG TCCCTGCGTTACCCATACTTCCAGGTAGGCCAGATCTTAGGGCCTCGTCCTCAGAGCCAGGAGATCAAGAAGGTCCAGGCCAGGCCGCCGGTCTCGGAGTCCAAGGCTGATACCCAGCAGTCTTCCTCTGACTCCAAAGcctccacttcctcctccaAAAACCAGCAGCACCAGCAGATCCCCCTTCCCCAAACTGAGAGTAAAGCAGGAGGTCATGCA AAAGCAGCATCGCAGGGCAGTGAGAACAGcgttggtggggggggggtggcggTGCTGAAGAGCGGCCGTCGTCACTGGGGCCAGACCGTCGCGAAGACCTCAGGCAGCTGGGAGGAATCGGACCGCTCAGAAACCGCCGCCTCCGACTCCAAGAAGCCCAGTCTGGGGGACGCAGAGGAGGAGTGGGGCCCTCAGGAGGAGAGAGGCCCTCAGGAGCATCGCCCACA GCCCAAGCCGTCGGAGCAGAAGCCTCTGTATTCCTACAGCACAGTCACTAAGCTACCCAACAATGTTAAGATGGGCCAAATGGACCCCAATCTCCCAGGGTCTGCTGCACGACAGCACTACCTGAGCCAGTCTCGATATCTGCCAG GGTTGATCGGCAAGCATCAGACTTCTTCTGGCGATAAGGAGTTGAGTGGTTTAACGCTGCGGGACTTGTGGGAGAACTCCTCAAACACTGTAAATAAACCGCTCGCCCCTATTGGAGGAGGATTATCAGTCACGAGAGCCAAAGCAG AAGACAATGCCTCTAAATCTGACGATAGCCCGCCAGAGAAAACTGTTGTTAAAGAAAGAATACTGGAGAAAATTGATCTCTCCAAAG GGAACTTTGTGAGCACCAAATACAACCTCTCTGGCGCTTATATTCCTTCATTCCAGAAGAAAGAGGTGGGCTCAGTGGGGCAGAGAATCCATCTCGCTCCTTTGGCTGGTCAGCACACAA ATTACGAGGGCTTGAAGAGGAGGGCAGACAGGACTCAGATGAAGGGGAGCAGCTACTCGGCCCTGGGGAAGACTTCTGGGAATCTCCTCAGCCGAGCCCCCCCCGTGCAGCCGGTCCACGGCAGGGTGGACTGGACATCCAAATATGGTGGAACTCGGTAG
- the mak gene encoding serine/threonine-protein kinase MAK isoform X1, with product MMNRYTTLRQLGDGTYGSVLMGRSNESGELVAIKRMKRKFYSWEECMNLREVKSLKKLNHANVVKLKEVIRENDHLYFVFEYMKENLYQLMKDRKKLFPESITRNMSFQILQGLSFIHKHGFFHRDMKPENLLCMGPELVKIADFGLAREIRSKPPYTDYVSTRWYRAPEVLLRSSTYSSPVDLWAVGCIMAELYTLRPLFPGNSEVDEIFKICQVLGTVKKTDWSEGYQLASAMNFRFPQCVPTHLKTLIPNASNEAIILMRDLLQWDPKKRPTAVQSLRYPYFQVGQILGPRPQSQEIKKVQARPPVSESKADTQQSSSDSKASTSSSKNQQHQQIPLPQTESKAGGHAKAASQGSENSVGGGGVAVLKSGRRHWGQTVAKTSGSWEESDRSETAASDSKKPSLGDAEEEWGPQEERGPQEHRPQPKPSEQKPLYSYSTVTKLPNNVKMGQMDPNLPGSAARQHYLSQSRYLPGLIGKHQTSSGDKELSGLTLRDLWENSSNTVNKPLAPIGGGLSVTRAKAEDNASKSDDSPPEKTVVKERILEKIDLSKGNFVSTKYNLSGAYIPSFQKKEVGSVGQRIHLAPLAGQHTNYEGLKRRADRTQMKGSSYSALGKTSGNLLSRAPPVQPVHGRVDWTSKYGGTR from the exons ATGATGAATCGCTACACCACCCTGAGGCAGCTGGGTGACGGCACCTACGGCAGCGTGCTGATGGGGAGAAGCAACGAGTCTGGAGAACTGGTGGCTATCAAGAG GATGAAAAGGAAGTTTTACTCATGGGAAGAATGTATGAACTTAAGAGAAGTGAAG TCTCTAAAGAAGCTGAACCATGCGAATGTGGTGAAGCTGAAGGAGGTCATCAGAGAGAACGATCACCTGTACTTTGTCTTTGAGTACATGAAGGAGAACCTCTACCAGCTTATGAAGGACAG AAAAAAGTTGTTCCCTGAATCAATTACAAGAAACATGAGCTTTCAGATTTTACAAGGCCTGTCATTTATTCACAAACATG GGTTCTTTCATCGGGACATGAAGCCAGAGAATCTGCTGTGCATGGGTCCAGAACTGGTGAAAATAGCAGATTTTGGACTGGCCAGAGAGATCCGCTCCAAACCTCCGTACACAGACTATGTTTCAACCCGATG GTACCGGGCTCCAGAGGTCCTGCTCAGATCGTCTACCTACAGCTCTCCTGTTGACCTGTGGGCGGTGGGCTGCATCATGGCTGAGCTCTACACTCTCAGACCTCTCTTCCCTGGAAACAGTGAAGTGGATGAGATCTTTAAGATATGCCAAGTTCTCGGCACcgtgaaaaag ACGGACTGGTCAGAGGGCTACCAGCTAGCTTCTGCTATGAACTTTCGCTTCCCCCAATGTGTGCCCACCCACCTGAAGACCCTCATCCCAAATGCCAGCAATGAGGCCATCATACTGATGAGGGACCTGCTGCAGTGGGACCCCAAAAAAAGACCCACTGCTGTACAG TCCCTGCGTTACCCATACTTCCAGGTAGGCCAGATCTTAGGGCCTCGTCCTCAGAGCCAGGAGATCAAGAAGGTCCAGGCCAGGCCGCCGGTCTCGGAGTCCAAGGCTGATACCCAGCAGTCTTCCTCTGACTCCAAAGcctccacttcctcctccaAAAACCAGCAGCACCAGCAGATCCCCCTTCCCCAAACTGAGAGTAAAGCAGGAGGTCATGCA AAAGCAGCATCGCAGGGCAGTGAGAACAGcgttggtggggggggggtggcggTGCTGAAGAGCGGCCGTCGTCACTGGGGCCAGACCGTCGCGAAGACCTCAGGCAGCTGGGAGGAATCGGACCGCTCAGAAACCGCCGCCTCCGACTCCAAGAAGCCCAGTCTGGGGGACGCAGAGGAGGAGTGGGGCCCTCAGGAGGAGAGAGGCCCTCAGGAGCATCGCCCACA GCCCAAGCCGTCGGAGCAGAAGCCTCTGTATTCCTACAGCACAGTCACTAAGCTACCCAACAATGTTAAGATGGGCCAAATGGACCCCAATCTCCCAGGGTCTGCTGCACGACAGCACTACCTGAGCCAGTCTCGATATCTGCCAG GGTTGATCGGCAAGCATCAGACTTCTTCTGGCGATAAGGAGTTGAGTGGTTTAACGCTGCGGGACTTGTGGGAGAACTCCTCAAACACTGTAAATAAACCGCTCGCCCCTATTGGAGGAGGATTATCAGTCACGAGAGCCAAAGCAG AAGACAATGCCTCTAAATCTGACGATAGCCCGCCAGAGAAAACTGTTGTTAAAGAAAGAATACTGGAGAAAATTGATCTCTCCAAAG GGAACTTTGTGAGCACCAAATACAACCTCTCTGGCGCTTATATTCCTTCATTCCAGAAGAAAGAGGTGGGCTCAGTGGGGCAGAGAATCCATCTCGCTCCTTTGGCTGGTCAGCACACAA ATTACGAGGGCTTGAAGAGGAGGGCAGACAGGACTCAGATGAAGGGGAGCAGCTACTCGGCCCTGGGGAAGACTTCTGGGAATCTCCTCAGCCGAGCCCCCCCCGTGCAGCCGGTCCACGGCAGGGTGGACTGGACATCCAAATATGGTGGAACTCGGTAG
- the tmem14ca gene encoding transmembrane protein 14C isoform X2, with amino-acid sequence MFLYLLFPQLVLCNTSVLQHSDSPFGVSNMSVDWVGYGYAALIASGGVIGYVKAGSVPSLAAGVLFGGLAGFGAYQISNDPKQVWVSLATSGALTGVMGKRFYGSRKFMPAGLMAAASLVMVGKLGLSLLQKPQES; translated from the exons ATGTTTCTCTACCTGCTCTTTCCTCAGCTAGTgttgtgcaacacctctgtaTTGCAGCATTCAGACAGTCCTTTTGGT GTGTCCAACATGTCTGTGGATTGGGTAGGATATGGTTATGCGGCCCTCATCGCTTCTGGGGGAGTCATAGGTTACGTCAAAGCAG GCAGTGTCCCCTCTCTGGCTGCTGGTGTTCTCTTCGGCGGACTCGCAGGTTTCGGTGCCTACCAGATCTCCAATGACCCTAAACAAGTTTGGGTGTCCCTTG CTACATCAGGAGCTCTGACTGGTGTGATGGGAAAGAGGTTCTACGGATCCAGGAAGTTCATGCCAGCTGGCTTGATGGCTGCAGCAAG TCTTGTGATGGTGGGGAAGCTCGGTCTGTCTCTGCTCCAGAAACCCCAGGAGTCGTGA
- the mak gene encoding serine/threonine-protein kinase MAK isoform X2 has product MMNRYTTLRQLGDGTYGSVLMGRSNESGELVAIKRMKRKFYSWEECMNLREVKSLKKLNHANVVKLKEVIRENDHLYFVFEYMKENLYQLMKDRKKLFPESITRNMSFQILQGLSFIHKHGFFHRDMKPENLLCMGPELVKIADFGLAREIRSKPPYTDYVSTRWYRAPEVLLRSSTYSSPVDLWAVGCIMAELYTLRPLFPGNSEVDEIFKICQVLGTVKKTDWSEGYQLASAMNFRFPQCVPTHLKTLIPNASNEAIILMRDLLQWDPKKRPTAVQSLRYPYFQVGQILGPRPQSQEIKKVQARPPVSESKADTQQSSSDSKASTSSSKNQQHQQIPLPQTESKAGGHAKAASQGSENSVGGGGVAVLKSGRRHWGQTVAKTSGSWEESDRSETAASDSKKPSLGDAEEEWGPQEERGPQEHRPQPKPSEQKPLYSYSTVTKLPNNVKMGQMDPNLPGSAARQHYLSQSRYLPGLIGKHQTSSGDKELSGLTLRDLWENSSNTVNKPLAPIGGGLSVTRAKAGNFVSTKYNLSGAYIPSFQKKEVGSVGQRIHLAPLAGQHTNYEGLKRRADRTQMKGSSYSALGKTSGNLLSRAPPVQPVHGRVDWTSKYGGTR; this is encoded by the exons ATGATGAATCGCTACACCACCCTGAGGCAGCTGGGTGACGGCACCTACGGCAGCGTGCTGATGGGGAGAAGCAACGAGTCTGGAGAACTGGTGGCTATCAAGAG GATGAAAAGGAAGTTTTACTCATGGGAAGAATGTATGAACTTAAGAGAAGTGAAG TCTCTAAAGAAGCTGAACCATGCGAATGTGGTGAAGCTGAAGGAGGTCATCAGAGAGAACGATCACCTGTACTTTGTCTTTGAGTACATGAAGGAGAACCTCTACCAGCTTATGAAGGACAG AAAAAAGTTGTTCCCTGAATCAATTACAAGAAACATGAGCTTTCAGATTTTACAAGGCCTGTCATTTATTCACAAACATG GGTTCTTTCATCGGGACATGAAGCCAGAGAATCTGCTGTGCATGGGTCCAGAACTGGTGAAAATAGCAGATTTTGGACTGGCCAGAGAGATCCGCTCCAAACCTCCGTACACAGACTATGTTTCAACCCGATG GTACCGGGCTCCAGAGGTCCTGCTCAGATCGTCTACCTACAGCTCTCCTGTTGACCTGTGGGCGGTGGGCTGCATCATGGCTGAGCTCTACACTCTCAGACCTCTCTTCCCTGGAAACAGTGAAGTGGATGAGATCTTTAAGATATGCCAAGTTCTCGGCACcgtgaaaaag ACGGACTGGTCAGAGGGCTACCAGCTAGCTTCTGCTATGAACTTTCGCTTCCCCCAATGTGTGCCCACCCACCTGAAGACCCTCATCCCAAATGCCAGCAATGAGGCCATCATACTGATGAGGGACCTGCTGCAGTGGGACCCCAAAAAAAGACCCACTGCTGTACAG TCCCTGCGTTACCCATACTTCCAGGTAGGCCAGATCTTAGGGCCTCGTCCTCAGAGCCAGGAGATCAAGAAGGTCCAGGCCAGGCCGCCGGTCTCGGAGTCCAAGGCTGATACCCAGCAGTCTTCCTCTGACTCCAAAGcctccacttcctcctccaAAAACCAGCAGCACCAGCAGATCCCCCTTCCCCAAACTGAGAGTAAAGCAGGAGGTCATGCA AAAGCAGCATCGCAGGGCAGTGAGAACAGcgttggtggggggggggtggcggTGCTGAAGAGCGGCCGTCGTCACTGGGGCCAGACCGTCGCGAAGACCTCAGGCAGCTGGGAGGAATCGGACCGCTCAGAAACCGCCGCCTCCGACTCCAAGAAGCCCAGTCTGGGGGACGCAGAGGAGGAGTGGGGCCCTCAGGAGGAGAGAGGCCCTCAGGAGCATCGCCCACA GCCCAAGCCGTCGGAGCAGAAGCCTCTGTATTCCTACAGCACAGTCACTAAGCTACCCAACAATGTTAAGATGGGCCAAATGGACCCCAATCTCCCAGGGTCTGCTGCACGACAGCACTACCTGAGCCAGTCTCGATATCTGCCAG GGTTGATCGGCAAGCATCAGACTTCTTCTGGCGATAAGGAGTTGAGTGGTTTAACGCTGCGGGACTTGTGGGAGAACTCCTCAAACACTGTAAATAAACCGCTCGCCCCTATTGGAGGAGGATTATCAGTCACGAGAGCCAAAGCAG GGAACTTTGTGAGCACCAAATACAACCTCTCTGGCGCTTATATTCCTTCATTCCAGAAGAAAGAGGTGGGCTCAGTGGGGCAGAGAATCCATCTCGCTCCTTTGGCTGGTCAGCACACAA ATTACGAGGGCTTGAAGAGGAGGGCAGACAGGACTCAGATGAAGGGGAGCAGCTACTCGGCCCTGGGGAAGACTTCTGGGAATCTCCTCAGCCGAGCCCCCCCCGTGCAGCCGGTCCACGGCAGGGTGGACTGGACATCCAAATATGGTGGAACTCGGTAG
- the tmem14ca gene encoding transmembrane protein 14C isoform X1, with protein sequence MSVDWVGYGYAALIASGGVIGYVKAGSVPSLAAGVLFGGLAGFGAYQISNDPKQVWVSLATSGALTGVMGKRFYGSRKFMPAGLMAAASLVMVGKLGLSLLQKPQES encoded by the exons ATGTCTGTGGATTGGGTAGGATATGGTTATGCGGCCCTCATCGCTTCTGGGGGAGTCATAGGTTACGTCAAAGCAG GCAGTGTCCCCTCTCTGGCTGCTGGTGTTCTCTTCGGCGGACTCGCAGGTTTCGGTGCCTACCAGATCTCCAATGACCCTAAACAAGTTTGGGTGTCCCTTG CTACATCAGGAGCTCTGACTGGTGTGATGGGAAAGAGGTTCTACGGATCCAGGAAGTTCATGCCAGCTGGCTTGATGGCTGCAGCAAG TCTTGTGATGGTGGGGAAGCTCGGTCTGTCTCTGCTCCAGAAACCCCAGGAGTCGTGA